From the Microtus ochrogaster isolate Prairie Vole_2 unplaced genomic scaffold, MicOch1.0 UNK80, whole genome shotgun sequence genome, the window CCAGGAAAATGAGGTTGATGTGTTCTTACCAGTTCCTTCTAAAGAACAGGGTAGAGCAAGGCATGGTGAGtatgccttcaatctcagcactcgggaagcaagaggtaagtggatctcaaGTTCAGGGCACCCTGGTTACACAGTAAGTTGAAAAGGAACAGGGTAGAAGTTTGCATGCCTTGTCAGCTATGCAGGTAACCCGTAAACCCGTAGCTTGGAATGTCACAAAGGTATGTCCATCCGATGTTACCATGGTAAAGACTATATTGGGCAAAGCTGTTGGAGGAGGAATTAGCCTTTGGATAGACGGGGAAGCTTTATGGCTGTGGTGTGGGAATTAAGAACAGTTGTGGAGTTGAAAACAAGCTTGGAGGCGAATGAGATCCTGAGATTTCTCAGTGCTGGCAGAGAGGAAGGTCTTAAAAAGGCATGGGTATTATTCAGGGTGGGGGAGttgcctttttatcttttatcctcccccaatcaatttcTGTTTCTACATCTGTTGAGatttgggtgtttttgttttatttttttaaattgtgactgtgcatgtgtgtgtgtgtgtgtgtgtgtgtggcgctaGTGAATGTAttccacatgtgtgctgatgCCCATAAAGACCTGAAGATAGTACTGGATCTCCTGAAGCTGTGgtttacaggtgcttgtgagccacctgataggGTGCTAGAAACAGAAGTTGTAAAGTTGTACCTtgactgctgagttatctctccagtcatgtttttgagactgtttttgttttgttttagataagTTTTTTcatagcctaggttggcctcaaatgcacCGTGTAGCTAATGCTAACTTGAACTCCttgttcctcctgtctccaccctctgAGTGATGGGATTGCAGTTTAGGGTTCACTTCTGAGGCAGTGGAGACAATGATTCCTCTGCTGTGTGGCCGGTTATAGACTCCAAGGGACTTTTAAATTCAAGCTTGTGTCCAAAATACACTTGATTTTGATATGGACTAAGATCTACTGTAATTTGCTTTTCCCTTCCCCGAACTTATACTTTTGATGTTTCATCTCAAGGTCTATCTCatcctatctttaaaaagatttaaaatataaaaaaaaaaagaatgtgctgcATTCTTATCAGTTTCAGTTTGGAATTAAGTGCACATAATTTATCCTTAAAGGGTCATGGACTTGTACTTTGCCTTGAAGGTGCTGCACTACATGAAGGAAGCCAAAGGCTTGAAGTTGGGAAGGCTAGGCTGCTGGTTATCGATGGTGCAGGCCCACTCTTTCTATAACTGGAGCAAGATGAacgggttttttgttttatttttagtttttcgagacagggtttctttgtgtagctttggagcctgtcctggaactcacgttgtagaacaggctggctttgaagtcacagagatccacctgcctctgcctctcaagtgctgggattaaaggcatgcgacaccactgcctggctaaggcGAATGGTCCCCAAGTTTCTCCAGAACACCCAGCGAGGGGCCAGCCCTCTAACCTAGCTGTCTTTGCCCAAAGCCTTTAGGTACAGTAAGAGCTGGTAAACCGGCTAAACCAACCTTCAGTAGCCCACACAAATTGGAACTGGGTGTGATGGCCGGGGTCTGTAAACCTAGGGCTTTCACTTGagatgtggaggcagaagcatctgtgagtttgagatcagcctcgGCCGAGACTTTGTCTTCCCTCCTTAGAACGAAACAAAATCCAAAGTATAAACCAGGTAGGTTAGCTAATACGCTTTTGCCCTGTGCGTTCTTTCCAATTCGCTTTAGGCCAAGGCAAGACaagccaaattttaaaatttttgattggACGAAATTAGAATGTCTTGTCCTATCAGAGAGCACTACGGAGGCGGGGTTCttaaggggggggggatgacccGGAGCAGGCCTGCAAGCGAGTGCGCCTGCCCAGGAGTGTTTAGAGGAGGCCGGGCTCGGTTCCTCCGGTTGTTTCTGGACCGAATTCTGGTTCGTGTTGAGGGCAGGCTGCGGAGAGAGGTTACCTGGTGTTAGAGACAACTTAGACCTAAGCGAGGAGGCACAACTCGCTTGCCGTGGTTGGGAGGCCACACTGGTGGTGCACGGTTCGCTATGGGGGAGGTGGAGATTTCCGCCCGGGCCTACGGGAAGATGTGCTTGCACGCGTCTCGGTACCCATACGCTGCTGTCAACGGGTTGTTGCTGGCTCCAGCGCCGCGGTCGGGAGAATGCCTCTGCCTCACCGACTGTGTGCCCCTCTTCCACAGCCACTTGGCCCTGTCTGTCATGCTGGAGGTTGCGCTCAATCAGGTGTGGCCTCGAGAACCCCGTCCCCATCCCTACTCACcgcccctccccagcccccattctGTAGGACCCTCAGCCTAAATGCATGCTCGACTCCTTGTCCTCAGTATGCACCCACAGAGCCTGAATCATTGATTTATTCACGACAGGTGGATGTGTGGGGCGCACAGGCCGGTCTGGTAGTAGCTGGGTACTACCACGCCAATGCTGCTGTGGATGACCAGAGGTGAGTTGGGTAGCTTGGAGAAGGCAGATGATTGTGGCAGGTGTGGGTGAGGTTCAGATAGGCAGACCAGCGTcattcctcttatttatttttcaagtcaagTGTTTAGCAGCAGGGCTGTTCACCAGCCATTACACTGAGTACTGGAGTGAGAAAataccagagaagaaaaaggcCGTCAAAGGTTCCTGCCGTGGGGGTGGGACATTCAGGCGTCTGGTGCTTCCCAGGTTCTGTAAGAACTGAGGAAGTGCGACTAGCGACTTAAAAAGCCCACCATTTTTAAACCGGTatgtggtggtgcttgcctttaatcccagcactctggggagcagagacaggcagatctctgtgagttcaggcctggtttacagagggagattcaggacagccagagatacagagaaaaccttgcctcaaaaaaaaaaaaaNNNNNNNNNNNNNNNNNNNNNNNNNNNNNNNNNNNNNNNNNNNNNNNNNNNNNNNNNNNNNNNNNNNNNNNNNNNNNNNNNNNNNNNNNNNNNNNNNNNNNNNNNNNNNNNNNNNNNNNNNNNNNNNNNNNNNNNNNNNNNNNNNNNNNNNNNNNNNNNNNNNNNNNNNNNNNNNNNNNNNNNNNNNNNNNNNNNNNNNNNNNNNNNNNNNNNNNNNNNNNNNNNNNNNNNNNNNNNNNNNNNNNNNNNNNNNNNNNNNNNNNNNNNNNNNNNNNNNNNNNNNNNNNNNNNNNNNNNNNNNNNNNNNNNNNNNNNNNNNNNNNNNNNNNNNNNNNNNNNNNNNNNNNNNNNNNNNNNNNNNNNNNNNNNNNNNNNNNNNNNNNNNNNNNNNNNNNNNNNNNNNNNNNNNNNNNNNNNNNNNNNNNNNNNNNNNNNNNNNNNNNNNNNNNNNNNNNNNNNNNNNNNNNNNNNNNNNNNNNNNNNNNaaaggtgtgcaccaccatgcccagctaaaaagtgttctgtttttgttttttagtggaaagaagaaaaaatatttatttaatatggcCATACTAGAAAGAGGACAAAGCTCCAGGGAGACTCTTCCCAAGTCTGACTTCTGGGTCACGAAGAGAGATTAAAGTTTAAACAGAGGGACAAGGATATGCATATCtagggaggcaggagcaaggtGTGGCCTTGCCCAACACTGACCTATCTTTAGGTGTAGATTTgtatattacctaagcaaatattACCTAGGTGTAGATTTGTCCTGTAGGATCGTCTGACAAGTTGTTAGAGCTGTGTGAAATTACTGTATACATCACGTTATATCTGTATACTATGTGCTTGCAGTGCtccaagaggccagaagaggacgttGAATCCCCTGGGGCTGGCCGtaaactgccatgtaggtgctgagattcaaacctaagtcctctggaagagtagttagtactcttaaccactgagccattgctccagccctctTAGTTTTAATTTAATGATTAAGGCAAATTGCCTTCCTCAAAGCCTACTTTAGATTTCCACTCTCAACAGCAGAATCTGAGCATGTTTCCCACAGCATTCAAGCATCAAGCAGTTGTGCATCAAGCAGGGCCGACATTCCCAGGACAGCTGCAGGGAAAGGCTACAGCTGTGAGCATCTGTGAGACCTGGGAGGAGACCTGGGTCTGCCCTCAGTTGACTCCTCACTCCTCTGATCTTCCCCCTACACAGCCCCGGGATTCTGGCCTTGAAAATCGCCGGGCGAATTGCAGAAGTCTTCCCTGGTGCAGTGCTTATTATGGTGAGACTTGGGCTTTCcggtggggaggtggggatgaaGTAGGGAGAGCATCTTGAGACTCTCACCCCTTTATCCACTCAGCTGGATAATAAGAAATTGGTGACTCGGCCTCGTGTCCCTCCAGTCATTGTCCTGGAGAACCAAGGTCTTCGATGGGTGCCTAAGGACAAGAACTTGTGAGTGCCCCACGACCTCTATGCTTCTGCGAAGTCCAAGGCTCCCCAGGCCTCCTTTGTCCTTGGTCCTGCCCTGTGGTTTCTTTAGACACAATCCTTTAAGTCTGGGTCTGGCCCCACTGTTTGGCCTCCATGGTTGCTTTGCTTTAATTTCAGAGTGATGTGGAGAGACTGGGAAGAGTCAAGACAGATGGTGGGAGCTCTGCTGGAGGGCCAGGCCCACCTCCACCTTGTGGACTTTGACTGCCATCTTGATGACATTCGGCAGGACTGGACCAACCAGCAGCTTAACACTCAGATCACCCAATGGAGCGGTCCCACTAGTGGAAATGCCTGAACCAGTGGGTCAGAGTACAATAAAGAGATAGGCTGTTGGGCAACCATATATTTattgtttgggaggcagagtaaggGGGAAACCCCAGCAGGAAGAAGATTGGGTACAGTCTATAATTCCCGGTGAAGAGCAGGAAGGTCTCTATTGTACCCCATCACGGAATGAGAGAGGGGGCTCAATAGATCATTCCCTTTGTTTCTCCACGGGGCTTCTTGAGCTTCTCGAAGTTCTTCAGGATGATGTCGTATAACACAGCCTATAGGATCATGGTGGAGTGGTGGAGGTCAGCCACCGGCCCCCAGTGGCTCTGTGTCCTAGTTCTAGCTTTGGAAAGGCTGATCTTGTCATCCTCCATCCCAAGTCTGCTTGGCCAGAAAGGTGCTTCTGTCCACCCCTGCCCTCCACTCCCCTTCTCACATAAGCATTACGGATCTCCATGACCATCAGCCGGATGTCCTGGTACTCTGCCTCGTCCAGCTCGTGCACCAGCTGCCGATAATCACCCTGCAGAAACCCAGCGTTAGTCCCGACTTGCAACGTGTCTTCCCCAGTTTAACCCGACCTGGGCCTCACCTACCACGTGGGGCTGTTTGGCTGCTTTGGCCACTGCGTCACCTCTCTCTGAGAAGTACCTGTGGGAAACGGAAGCAGTGTGCATGGagtaggaaagaaaggagggagcccAGGCCTATCTCCAAAGGCAGAGTGAGCTGGGGGTGTGGTGGCCAGGCAACTCACTTAGAGATTTGAGTGTGGAAGCCCTCCACCTTGGTGTGAAGGCTGGTCATCAGCTCAAACACCTTCTCCTGGGAAAGAAAGGGGTGAGAAGGAAGCACGGGCTACCCAGGAGGGCTGTGTAGGATTGAGGGGCAGTGCTCTTACCTGGACAGCCACTCCAAAGTTATTCCCATCCTCTATCCGAGGTATCTGTAGTTGCAGCCAGGTAGTGACCTTGGAGCAAAGGAAGGTACCGGGTTTATTaccacctcccttccttcccttccatataCACATCCCAAGCCCCAGGTTTCTATTCTTCCCTTGTCTGCCTATAGTGGATGGAGGAGTGCCAGGTCCACGCTGAGCCCAAGGCTGGTTCACTTGCTCTGCCCTCTCCGATGTGCCATTGTCCTAATTGGCTGGGACCAAGAGGACAATGCTGAAGCACGGATGAAACAGAACTCACCAGATTGAGTTGCTCAGTGACATCCTTGATCTCAGGCTTTAGGCGCTGCAGGAGGACCACAATCTTCTCATTGCAGTTGACTGGGCCACAGGGAGGACCTAGAGTGCAATGGGTCAGTTAATAACCGAGCTTCCGAGGGCTAGAAAGCCGAGTGTAGAATGCAAGCTGGAAGTTGGGAGACAcaagcctgtctctgcctgggttCAGGTacctttttcttcatcttcccccttcttcttctcatctttctcttccttctgtggggaggaagacagaactgaggcTGGGTTTTCTCTATGGTTGGCCCACCTCCCGGGTCTCCCAGCTTGCCTCCTGTTGTTTCTTccgctcctccttctctttctccttgactGGATCAGGTATGGGGATGTCCAGTGGAGCCTTCAGACTGCTCAGGTTGGCTTCATTGAGATCTGGCTCCTAGTGGTAGAGCTGGAGATGAGGGTGTTCCTCTTATCACATCACACCCCCATCCCAGGcccctcctgagtcctggaaggACCCTCTACCTTTAAGAATGCATCCAGCTCTGCGATCTTCTTGGGAAAATAGCTCCCAAGCAGGTTTTCTGTCTGTatgaggtggtggaggaggatggGGTCATAATCAAATGCCTTTTCCTAGTGAAGTAAGGGCTCACACCGCCCAACAAGGAAGGGCGCAGCAGTAGCAGCTGGACGGGGTTGCCGATGAATGTAGGTCTTACCTTGCTACACAGGTCTTTGCGGAACACATCCACCTGTAGGTACAGGCAACCCTTCAGAAACCTAGCTTTAGGGCCACTTCATTTGAGGGCAGGTCCCTTTTGGGAATAGAGGAGTGGATCCAGCTAAGGCCACTCCTGAAGAGAGATGGGTCCCTCCCTGTATAGGGTGGTCTGAGGTGGCGTGGCAGTTTTCAGCACACCTCAATCTGGGGAGAGTTCAGTGGATCCCCGTGGGGGCTGGATTTGGGGAAAACATCCCTTGGGTCACCAGAGTTGTGTAAGGAGAGATAAGAAAGCCTTCTGACCGGGCGTGGTACACCATGTACGCCTTAaacaccagcacttgagaggtaaagTCAGGTGGGTCTCTAATTTCGAtcgagtccagcctgatctacataaagagtttcggacagccggggctacataataaagagaccctgtctcgaacaaaacaaaaccctaagccagtgggcagaggcagggagcaggcTGTGTCCTTCCTGAACTGAGTCAAAGATCTCGAAGTGGCTGGGGCAAGTCCCTCTCCCCGGCTCTGCGTGTAGCCCGGGCCCCAAGCCAGGAGACTTCACACTAGCTCTCGGCTTCATTTCACCCCACTGGACCACAGCCGCCTCACCTACTCCCAGGGGAACAGGTGCGTCTGGCTGCAGACTAGTAAGCAGACCCCCTACCCAGATGTGGGGGCTTGGGGCTGATTCCCGGAACCCTGGTCCGCTCCGAGCCACGCCTCTCTAATGCCTCTCATCCAGACTCGAACCCGCAGCACTTACCTTGGCTTGGGCTTCAGGATGGACCCTCAGTGTGGCCATGGTCGGAGCGGGCCGGGGGCTAAGCGCCGCACGAGGAGTCTGGAGTGGGCAGCGGGAAGGGAAAGCGAAAGCAGTGCTCGAAACCTGCACAGCCTTCCTTGGCTTGGGGAGCGGAGGGACTGGAGGAGGCGGGGACAGCCTACTGAGGGGCGGGGGCTCCTCCTGCAGCCCGAGTATTGCTTCCGCCCAGCACTCCGGGCTCTCCCCTCTGCGCCCAGGCCCGCCTCCCAGAGCCCGCCTGCCAACGCCAGCACCTCTGCCCCTTTCCACCCCGCCTTCCATTTCCGGTCGCCCCCTACTTCTCCTGCTAGGGCCAGGGCAATAATAAGCCTTACTTGGGGGGTTTTAAATCTTCTCTGATTTGGAGCAAGACCTGGTCTCTTCTCGCCTTGCCGCAATGGTCCCTATTTCACCTGCATACTCCTGCTCACCAAACGACCACGCTGAGACGCTGGCACTATCCCTATCCGCACAAAACCATTGTGGCACACTCTATTACCCTATgaaccatcccccccccccccccgacagctGGGAGCCAGGTCTCTATGATAAAATCCAAACCCTTTTCTTTCACAATCAGCTGTCCCCTTCAAGTTGACGGTCTGTTGCTTTCCACACTCACTCATTACACAAGCAAATACTATGTAGGTAGTGTTTATTCCAGGTCAAGGGCTCAGCCCTTGGGAAATCTACAACACTCTTCCCTCAATGTCCTCACTCAGTTTTTCAGAGAGAATTTTCCACCGTCATCTTTCAGAAACTACCTTCCCCGCCCAGTTTATTACAAGCCGTCCTGTTTCAGTACCTCCGCAGCACCCGTGACTTTGACAttaactatttttgtttgtttttgtttttgagagacgATAATATAGTGGTTTGAACAGGGTCAGGCAAGCTTTTTCTGTAAGGGGTTGGTGATGGCTACTTAGGTTTGGGAAGTGTTACCATGTCTGTAGCCGCTCAACTCTGGTACTGCAAGAGGCAAGCAGCCCATGAAGTGAATTAGTGTGGGTGCGTTTCAATTAAACCTAACTTATGGACCCGAGATTTTGAGTTACATGTAATTTTCACACGTCgcttttttttccaactttttttttttttaatgttgaacaaaaagccaggcttggagccgggaggtggtggcacaggtctttgatcccagcattctggaagcagaggcaggtgaatctctaagttggaggccagcctggtctacagaacaagtcctaggacagccagggttacacagagaaaccctgtctcaaaaaacaaaaaaaaaaaaaacaaaaaaaaaaacccaaaaaatggTGTGTgatgggaggtggctcagtggttaagagaactggctgctcttccagagtgctTCTGATCAATCCTTGGcagccacatgacagctcacaattgcctgtaactccagttcccgaggatccaatgccttttctgaccttcacgggtatgttcacacacacatacagcaaaaacacctatgcacataaaaaaaatcacaataggAACACTACTGAACTTATCTCCCTGGGATGTTTGGGGGTTAAAATTGTGTGCGTATGTACATgagagtgcatgcacacacatgagtccatggaagccagaggtggaTGGTGTCTCCCTCGCCCCTCCCACGTCTCACTTATTGAAAAAAGGCTCTCATACCAAACCCCAAGCTACACTAGCTGGTTGGCAAGCTCcaggaattttcctgcttctgcctctgctgcacTGGGATGACAGATGCGTGCTGCCAtacccagtgtttttttttttaaatatttatttattatttatacaatattctgtctgtgtgcatgtctgcaggccagaagagggcaccagacctctttagagatggttgtgagccaccatgtggtggccgggaattgaactcaggacctttagaaaaccaggcgatgctcttaaccattgagccatctctccagccccccatgcccagctttttatctGGGCTCTGGATAACCAAATGCTGGTCCTTAGGCTCGCACAGCAAGCACCATACCCGCCAAACCATTCCCCCAGCCtctaaatgtattcatttatataaataatatatacactCTTAGAACAGTGCCTGACATGCAAGCACCAGCAAGCATTTGCtacttgtgtgttttctcttttgctttctccagAGCTGATCTGCTTCCGAGCAGCAGAAGCCTTGTTTGTCTTGTTCACACGGCACAGAACTATGCCTGGTTTAACACATCATTGTGAAATGAATTTGTGCCATCCTTATGAGACAGAGGTAGGAAAGGTCCTGGCATGAGCTGCCTAGAGAGGCAGGCTCCTAAGGAAATCAGGAGTCTGTGACGGAGGCAGGAAAAAACCGAAGTAACCAGGTTGGAGACGAAGCATCTGCCAGTGGAAAGCTTATAAACACACCTAAGGGCAATTAGCGGCCTCTGTAGAACCTTGACTTGACATCACAGCTCCAGAAAGCTGGAAGTCGAGTTCAAGAAAACACATTCAAGGTCAACGACATTCAGGGAATGATGAGGAGGGACTCGAGCATCTATCAGACTCTTCTCTTACCCCTCCCACCCTCTTAGGCCTGACAAGAACAGGAAGAGCCAGAGCCAGGCCTggtatgcttttatttctttcagttatGTTTGCGGATTGAGCGGGATCGGGGGAAGAGCCCATGGCCTGGGATCCCAGGAGACCAGGGCTGGTGGTACCAGCTACCATAGGTAAGGTACCAGGCAAATGTGCCTACTGCTGCACCCACCACCTTGTGGGTGTATTGATGGAAGTAGATGACGGTGCAGAGCAGCAAGAAGTTCCAGAGGCCCAGCAATAGCACATTGAGTAGGAAAACAAGGCGCAGGGGGGCCCCGGCTGGTAGCCCGTGGGCCAGGTACTTGGCAAATACAGCGGCTTCCTCAGCCATGAGGAGGCAGCAGAAGGTGAGCAGGAAGGTGTGGGAGGAGACAGTGTAGCCTCGCCACTGGTGGCCGGCTGCCAGGCAGCTCCTGCGGTCAGGCAACTCATGCAGCAGTAGGCCTTGGGGCAGAGGCTCGAAGCAGGAACCGGTCAGGTCCTCGATGAGTAGAAAGGCCCGGCCGGCCCCCCGCCAGACAGCTGCCCCCACCACCAGTCGGCTCAGGTGCCTGGCCGTCACTGCCACGCGTCGTGTAGCCAGGAACACCACCAGCAGCACAAAGCCCCCCAAGAAGGTACATGTCCAGCCCCATGCTGAATTCACAAACTTTCTGTGGGCAGAAAGAGGGAAAGCATCTGATGAGCCCCAGTCCCATCTCCTTACCTTGATCTGTGTTCCACACCCCATCACTAGTTCTCTTTCCAACCCCCACCATTTCCACATTGCCCGGCTCCTTAGAGGACCACTGGGCATTCTAGGGTCCACATTTCCTCTCAGTTCTTTACTTCCCTTGCATCCCCAGGCTctgttcctctcctccctcttctcccccgaCCTTCTCAACCTCCTAGCCTATTTTTAGTGTTCCGACTGGCAACAGAACAGAGAGGCCTGGAGAAGGAAGCCGGGATCCGAGAGTATAGGGAGCCAGCTCCCCTGGACTCCAGTGGACTCACATGTTGAAGAAGTTGCCATGGCTAGCGAAGATCGTCCGAGAGTTGACATGAAACTGCAGAAGGGGCCCAAAGATGACCACTGCTGCCAACCAAGCGTGGTAGAGGCGCCGTAAGCAGGGGCTGCCTAAGAGGCGCGCGGCTTGTTCACTTCCAAAATACAATAAGGCAGAGGCCACCCAGAGCAGCGCCTTGACCAGGCACCCGAGCAGTGCTCGGACTCGGGTCCCGGCCCCCGGCCCTGCCCCCACCATCGGTCCCCGGTCCatgttccctcccctccccactaaCTGCCTGCTCCgctgggaggctgaggaggggcTAATACTGGTCCCCCTCGGACAAGGATAGGCAGTGACAGGTGTGGAAGACACAGGGCAGAGCCCTGCTGGCAGCTGGCAGGCAGGGAAGGGGGGCAGTAATGGGCCAGTTGGAGGGCTGACAGCATGGTCCTGGCCTTGGGTGTGTGGAAGTGTGTCCTGACACAGCCTCTGTCCTTTCCTGTTAGCTTTGAGTTCTCAGTTCCAGCCACATTCCAGTTGATGTCTCAGGACAAGGCCTGCTGCTCAGGGCTGTCCTGGTCCACACTCAGCTGGGGTCTGCTTGTCTTATTTTGGCCAGCTCAAGCCCATCTACCTTCATCTCAGCTCTACCTTTTTCCCTCCACAGGGAACCTCGGATGCCAGTGTTaggcagggttctctagaggagcagaGCAGTGGAATCCATCTGAATGAAAAGGGAGTTTTACTAGAGTGGCTTCCAGGC encodes:
- the Emc9 gene encoding ER membrane protein complex subunit 9, with the translated sequence MGEVEISARAYGKMCLHASRYPYAAVNGLLLAPAPRSGECLCLTDCVPLFHSHLALSVMLEVALNQVDVWGAQAGLVVAGYYHANAAVDDQSPGILALKIAGRIAEVFPGAVLIMLDNKKLVTRPRVPPVIVLENQGLRWVPKDKNLVMWRDWEESRQMVGALLEGQAHLHLVDFDCHLDDIRQDWTNQQLNTQITQWSGPTSGNA
- the Psme1 gene encoding proteasome activator complex subunit 1 produces the protein MATLRVHPEAQAKVDVFRKDLCSKTENLLGSYFPKKIAELDAFLKEPDLNEANLSSLKAPLDIPIPDPVKEKEKEERKKQQEKEEKDEKKKGEDEEKGPPCGPVNCNEKIVVLLQRLKPEIKDVTEQLNLVTTWLQLQIPRIEDGNNFGVAVQEKVFELMTSLHTKVEGFHTQISKYFSERGDAVAKAAKQPHVGDYRQLVHELDEAEYQDIRLMVMEIRNAYAVLYDIILKNFEKLKKPRGETKGMIY
- the Fitm1 gene encoding fat storage-inducing transmembrane protein 1 produces the protein MDRGPMVGAGPGAGTRVRALLGCLVKALLWVASALLYFGSEQAARLLGSPCLRRLYHAWLAAVVIFGPLLQFHVNSRTIFASHGNFFNIKFVNSAWGWTCTFLGGFVLLVVFLATRRVAVTARHLSRLVVGAAVWRGAGRAFLLIEDLTGSCFEPLPQGLLLHELPDRRSCLAAGHQWRGYTVSSHTFLLTFCCLLMAEEAAVFAKYLAHGLPAGAPLRLVFLLNVLLLGLWNFLLLCTVIYFHQYTHKVVGAAVGTFAWYLTYGSWYHQPWSPGIPGHGLFPRSRSIRKHN